In Vigna unguiculata cultivar IT97K-499-35 chromosome 3, ASM411807v1, whole genome shotgun sequence, a single genomic region encodes these proteins:
- the LOC114176713 gene encoding precursor of CEP9-like, whose translation MAKLHTLFIFLALLSYHGSLLAHARKINIKPWNQHSQPNTKTVANINVPFAEYEEARKLEDAGAGNTNAFRPTTPGGSPGVGHQIITSKDNNMKSLFAVQSPDAKVSVTQDSKDDFKPTDPGHSPGVGHDDKNKIGQ comes from the coding sequence ATGGCTAAATTGCACacccttttcatttttcttgcaCTACTTTCCTACCATGGTTCCCTTCTAGCACATGccaggaaaataaatattaagccATGGAACCAACATTCCCAACCAAACACAAAAACTGTAGCCAATATTAATGTTCCATTCGCTGAGTACGAGGAAGCTAGAAAATTAGAAGATGCAGGTGCAGGCAACACAAATGCTTTCCGACCCACAACACCAGGAGGGAGTCCAGGTGTTGGCCATCAAATAATTACATCGAAAGATAACAACATGAAATCACTGTTTGCAGTTCAGAGCCCAGATGCTAAAGTTTCCGTCACTCAGGACTCTAAAGATGATTTTAAACCTACCGATCCAGGTCACAGCCCTGGCGTTGGTCATGatgacaaaaacaaaattggacaGTAA